The Spirochaetota bacterium genome segment CTTATGATAAGCAAATACTAGACAAAATTACATCAGATTTAGGTTTAACACAGGCACTTACAGATACATTGACAAATACAGCACGAAGCAAGATGACAGATCTTTTCCAGACCACATTTAGTAAATTTCCGCCGCAGGTAGCTGTGTATAGAAAGTTGGCTGAGGTAGTAAGGACGCTTGCAATTAATGGACACGTTGTAATAGTAGGGAGAGCAGGCAATGTTATTACTCGTGGCATGCCGTATGGATTACATGTGCGCATTGTTGCTTCTATGAATTATAAAGTAAAGAGGATAGCCGCTAAACTAAAAGTTTCACAAACTGAGGCACGGGAAATAATCGAACAAAAGGAGACAGAAAGGGAAAGCTTTATTAAAAATTTCCTGAAATTTGATCCTGAAGATCCGCATAATTATGATATTGTCATTAACAATGAAAATTTTGCACTTGATGAAGCAGCACGTTTGATTATTGATGCCATGAAGCGAAAAGGGATTTTTGGATAGTTACTGACGGCATGCTGACATTTCATTGTAACGACACTGCTATTATATATAATCCAGAGAAGAATGCGGTTATCTGTATTGCAAACCCTGAAGGCAAAAAGCTGTGGGTTAAGAAGCTTGCAGAACCGGTTATAATACAAAATGTACTCTACGATGACCGGTATTACTATCTTGCATGCAGAACCGGTGATACCCAAGGCATGTTTTTGACAATAGCACGGGATAGTGGCTCAACTGTTTGGTTCATACCAGGGCGAACATTCCTTGAGGTTTTATTCAATGGGTTTTTGTATCTCATTTTTGTGGATGAGGAAGACAGGTATTTTTTAATTAAAGTAAAGCGTGAAGATGGCACCAAACTCTGGCATCAACAGATAGATCATGATCTGTATTACTACCATTTTAAAGAAAATGGCATTCTGCTTCATTTTGCTTCGGGAAAAAAGGAAATGATTACCTATAGCGGGGAACGTATTCTATATTAGTGGCTTTTTATCAGGAGCTATCGCCCAAAAACTACTATTACTAAAATCTAAAAGAAAATTGAGATTTTACCGATAGATATTGATAGATACTAATTGCATATTACTACGCACGAGGTTTTGCTATGAAAGCAATGCATGTACCAACTGAAGCTGCAAGTATATATAATCAGGCGCTTGCGCTATCTAATCAAGGAAATTATGCACAGGCTATTGAAAAATATATGCACGCTGTTGAGGTATTTCCGCAGTTTATTGAAGCATATAATAATATAGGCGAAATTTATTCGCGCATGGGCAATAGTGAAAAAGCAATACAAGTATATGTAAAAGCGCTTTCAATAAAAAAGAACCATAAGGTGTTATTAAACTTGGGCGTTGAATACTATAACGCAGGTGATTATAAAAAAGCATTGCAGTATTTTCATGAATCGCTTCAACTTAAAAGCGATTTTATTGAAGGCAATTTTTATGCTGGCATGGCATACTTTAATGTAAAAGATTATGCAAATGCACTGCGTTTTTTTGAAGCAACTGTTGCCATTGACCCTCTTCACTTGAAGGCAAATTATCTTTTGGCCTATATACATTATGAAAACAAAGATTATAAAAAAGTTATTGAGTGTTTAAACCGCATTGCCCAT includes the following:
- a CDS encoding tetratricopeptide repeat protein, with protein sequence MKAMHVPTEAASIYNQALALSNQGNYAQAIEKYMHAVEVFPQFIEAYNNIGEIYSRMGNSEKAIQVYVKALSIKKNHKVLLNLGVEYYNAGDYKKALQYFHESLQLKSDFIEGNFYAGMAYFNVKDYANALRFFEATVAIDPLHLKANYLLAYIHYENKDYKKVIECLNRIAHVADDTMFINRYYGFCYYHLGDFKKAIKYLTTALTSSPKYAQFKAYLESLTYENKLKEVGDIDAKIKELEQKIMKEKPNLSEYTRLSMLYIFKGQYKKAEDLLVGVKARMAR
- a CDS encoding cytidylate kinase-like family protein — translated: MKDVAVKESAIFKQIEHWRRQKQVAEDKEKANTLPFITISREYGCGGFDIAVKVTDILNKEYHATPIWAAYDKQILDKITSDLGLTQALTDTLTNTARSKMTDLFQTTFSKFPPQVAVYRKLAEVVRTLAINGHVVIVGRAGNVITRGMPYGLHVRIVASMNYKVKRIAAKLKVSQTEAREIIEQKETERESFIKNFLKFDPEDPHNYDIVINNENFALDEAARLIIDAMKRKGIFG